A window from Drosophila nasuta strain 15112-1781.00 chromosome 3, ASM2355853v1, whole genome shotgun sequence encodes these proteins:
- the LOC132791267 gene encoding uncharacterized protein LOC132791267: MSLFFEAFEDATITNWSFLESYLNNPPAHPLAYHIFFNYGIDSSPLNFFLEISKLNGNFDVPVLQLGVSGHYIGDVVDEETADFRFKFPAFAIQADWPASYERYKF; the protein is encoded by the exons ATGAGTCTATTTTTCGAAGCTTTTGAAGATGCCACAATAACAAATTGGTCATTTTTGGAAAGTTATTTGAATAACCCTCCAGCACACCCATTAGCATATCACATATTCTTTAACTACGGAATTGACAGTTCACCACTAAACTTCTTCCTAGAAATTTCG AAACTTAATGGAAACTTTGACGTACCAGTACTTCAACTTGGAGTTTCAGGACATTATATAGGGGATGTCGTTGATGAGGAAACTGCAGACTTTCGATTCAAGTTCCCCGCCTTTGCCATTCAAGCTGACTGGCCAGCATCATATGAaagatataaattttaa